ATTAATGTTGGAATTCTTTGATCATCCCTCAAAGTAGAGTTGCTTCTAGCTTTGCTCAACTACTAAACGGTTTGAAGACAATATCAATTATGCTGCATTTCATTCCATCTCAGTCCATCAATGTAGCCCTTCGGACACGGGTTCGACTGAcctagagggtgtttggctaaactTATAAGCtagtcaaactggcttataagcactttttggcttatctgcgcgtttgataaaattaaaagtgcttataagttaagtacttataagccaaaagccataagttggtctcccccaacttatcaaattttagcttataagcactttaagtttgaccaaaatatttactattatatccctaaaatacttctttttaaaacaaaactcttcgtataCCTAGTTCTTCAGCTGCATATTATTAATTTCAgtacttttatccaaacacgtaactgcttattttttaaatcagctttagcacttaaaagtgctttcagcacctaatgcttatcagctactctaaatcagctaagccaaacgaGCTCCTAATAACTTTTGTCCAAATcctgtatttatttttaaaaattattaaattatgtgcaaattattaatttagaacctagtaattaaaaaaaatagagtaTTAAtcccataaattttaaattttggctCCGTCTCTGTACCAATGGCCTTCCAACTAGTTGGTGCACAAGTTTTAgaagtctttttttcttttcttttttaactcACTGCTCAGTCAACAGGAGAAGGGAGGAATACATATTTGGAGTACTGGTAGGTGCGAAACTATAAttaaaacatcaaacaaaaagtATCCTAAACTAGTACAAAACAAATTAAACAAGCCCATCAAACTACACCATACCTCATACATATTTTTCTGTTTAATTAAATTAGTTGGTACTATCATGCTCTCTCTTCTTGCCCCATTGTTGGAGACAAAGCCTAATCTTCTTAGCTGCTGCCAAGTATTCCACAGCTTGATCAGGTTCAAGTATAACCACAATCTCTTTCAATGTCTTCATCCTCAATTCATCAGCTTCCTCCATTATAGCCGCCATGTATTTGTTATGTTTATCCAACGGTTCATCTGCATTCTCACACACTACATCATCATCTCCATCgtctttcttcttcttcgactTGCTAATAAGCGGCTGGTCTATTATCGCTTCTTGTAAACTAGCCAATCTTGATGAAAGCTTCCCTTCTTCTCGAATCGTCTTGCTCTGCAACTCGTCCACCATATTCATTTGCTCTGCTGTAAACTTAGGGAGTTCACCATTTGCTGTAATACCCTGAAGGAACTGAGTGATATGAGACTCGATTTCCATACCGCAGAAGAGAGCGTAAATCAAACGTATGAATGAAGATGGTCTGCACCCGCCGATCCATAGGACTGAGTTCTCTAATGGGGTGCACGAGGTGGGTGCAAAGAATGGTGATACGTCCTTTTGTGCTAAGCGACTACGGTTATTACTGTAGTCTTGGAAATGGTTTATAATCTTTTCAATGAGTTGAGTTTGTTTATGTTCATCTTTTGGGCTGTTTGCTGCAGCTGCTTGTTCAAGTTCCCTTAGTTCTTCATGTTGAAGATTCATCCAAGATTCGTATAAGCTTTCTTGCTCGTTGTTTCTATCGTTCTTGTTTGAACTTTCCATTTTCTAACGAGTTTATTTCACGGATATGTTTGTATATTCATGCCGTAATATATAAGGCTCGAATTAATTACCAGAAAAGGGACAAAAAAACCTGAAGAATAATGACAAGAAGCAACTAGACTATCATTTTTTGTCACGCAATTGGGATATTTTGCTGAATTGGTGCAAACTTCAACAGTCGTGTTTTGTCGTCATGCAAGAGAAGATAAATCTTGATTTATTTCTTTTCCCGTCTTTATCTAAACTTGTTTCTTTTCTTGCAAATCCAATCTCGCACCATCACTCGGCCATCACCGTATTTTTCGTGTCGAATCCAGATTGTGATATTAGTTGTAAGGCTCAATTAGTCTAAAGTTACtattaatataatataatattatccGCTTTAGATCAAGCCCGCACGATTTTTTTTCATAAAATCACATATTATAAAGAGATGTCTATCTTATACagcaacttttaatttttcagtttgaGTAAATACAATTTTTTTATATTGTATCTTAAAATATTGAatctgtttaatatatatatatatatatatatatcaaggaTGGTATATATGAATTTTACTCTGATCGTCTTATTAGAATTTCTTGCTCCAACGAACCCATTAATGTCGTGGCCTTATAATGACCAAACAAAAAAGACTGTTacaaaataaagactataaagtaaattaaccaaagacaagtatagagagactaatatattattcaacttcaaacatagacacacacacacacacatatatatatatatatagaaaagaaGTATTTGCGAGACTTTTCAGGAAATAACTGCAAGGCTTTGCAAAAAGTAGCTGGAGGCTTTTCTTGAGTTGtttgtaagttgtctgcatgagctACTCGCAACTAGTGTTTAATAAGAAGTTGTTGCAAGTCATTTCATAGAGTTACTTGCAACCTGTCTGCATCAACTGCTTATAGATAGACTTCAGTGGAGTACTAAATGGACAATCTTCTTCGTAAAGATTATTTATAGCGGAGTATTAAATAAACATTcacaatataatatattcatCACACTCCTCCGTTGGATGTTCATTATTAAGTGCCTCGTTAAAACCATACTAGGAAAAACCCTacggaaaaaaattctagtgaaagaaaaaaagtacacatatttagtaatacgcattgttagctgcctcattaaaaaccttaaaaGAAAGATCTCGTGGAAACAATCTTAGTAAAGAAAAAAGattacatcgcgtattttactcccgttgatgaaaatcttgtttcaaatatttgagtctccgcattccaatcttgtataccatcttctcaaaagttgaagttggtaaaagTTTAGTGAATAAATTTGTCGGATTGTCACTTGGACGAATTTGTGGCACATCGAGATTATCATTCTTCTGTAGATCatatgtgaaaaataactttggtgaaatgtgtttcgttctatctccttttatgaatcttCCATTTAATTGGCTTATACATGCAACACTGttttcgtataaaattgtgggtcttttatcacatttcAAGCCacatttttcacaaataaaatgaatcactgatctcaactaAACGcattgtttacttgcttcatgaatatctattatctcggtgtaatgacccgaccgatccttttgagctctagcgtgtcattaaacagtttgagaccttgagtagcttcacttcatgtattataacttgtacgtgtggtcggaattgaatttagGAGAAGTTTGTAGTTGATTCAGgtggaaaattctcatttcggaaactttaagttggaagagttgaccaaggtttgactttcgggtaaacgacctcggaattgggatttgaaggttccaataggttcgtatgatgatttcaaacttgggtgtatgttcgggttAAGTATCGGGTCACcggggagcatttcggcgcctattatggaaagttagcattttggaagaaatttgggttgaagtgtatttttaTCTTATCAATGATCGCTTGGGATTCGGAGCTTgaaaatagctctgtatgatgattctggtcttaggagcgcatccgggcgtgaatttggaggtttgtaggtcatttcggtgtcatttggcgaaagttggaaattgaaTATTTTTGGGAactttgatcgggagtggactttttgatatcgggttcgtattccgtttccaaaagttggaataggttcgtaatgtcaaatgtgacttgtgtgcaaaaattgaagtcaatcggatgtgatttgataggtttgggCATCGGATGTGAaagttagaagttcaatagttcattaggcttgaatcggtgCGCAATTTgcagttttgatattgtttcgtATGATTTGacgcctcgagcaggtccgtattatattttgaaactggttggtgtgattggacggggtccgaagggcctcgggtgtgtttcgagatGGTTTCAGACCAAGTTTGGATGAATGACTGTTGCTGGTTTGCTGGTGTTGGTtttgttattcgcgaacgcggagggagAGACGccgcgaagaaggaatttggaCTGGGGCCTTTTGTTCTTCGCGCTCGTGATAtggaggtcgcgttcgcgaagcgttGGGCAGTggtgcttcgtgttcgcgagcccTATCTCGCGTTCACATAGAGGAACTGAAGGGCATGAGCtggttgtgcttcacgaacgcgagggacttgccgcattcgcgaaggaggtcGGCCTGGACAGTGCGATTTTATAAACGGGAGTTTggccattttcatttcatttcctccatgggagtccaccttggagcgattttggagcatCATTTTCAGCGCCAATCACAAGATAAGTGATTCTCACTTATTTCAAGTTAAATACAGGGTTTatatattgatttaaaaatagaaattagtaaaaatttgagactttgaagaaaaatctagaaattgatatttttgaattttgactacGAAATTGGGCatagaattgagaataaatcatatatttgaggtTGTAGCGTTATGAGTAAAGgttatcttcaaaaaaattcggaatccgggcacgtaggtCCGAGggtttttattgacttttcgagtggagttaggaatcattataagttgttaaattgtaagcattggagtatattttgattaatttgcacattatttgactagttttggaacgACGGGCATCGTTTTGAGTTGTTAGAGAGGCTTTAGAGTCGGTTATAGAAATtaggagcgaggtaagtctcctgtctaactttgtgagggggaaactacccctaggtgatgtaattgttatgttcTACTAATTGTAGGTGCTActtacgcacgaggtgacgagagtccgtaagtagctaaagcatgttatgtccgggtagacttaggattttGTCATGCAATATTTGAATTACTTGAACTTATTCTGCTGGCTTagttaattgaaattataattgaacttgatttagaAATTACATATATCTTAGACCAAGCCTTATCACTTTGAGTTGTTAGAAAAATATTTGAGAAATGGAAAAAGTTATGCTCATGTACTGAATTGTAAGCGCGTGTCTAGTAATTCGGGAATGCCTTcccttcttgtggagcgggccgaacgcatcagcagtatatagatgcatttatggttcgtgccGCACAACCCTCAGCAATATACacattattttggatcgggccgaatgacCTCGACAGAACCGTGCGTTATATCACTAGCAGTTCGAATATTCACAAGATAAACCTTTCACTGATGCCTAGCATTTTATGGTGTTTCTTATTTATTTGTTACTGACACTTGGCATTTTTGTTTTTGAGatattaaggtagaatacaaaaTCGAGAAATTTATGCTCTAAAAGGATTAATTGGAACATTATGTTACAGATTTATTCCACTATTGTTGTGCGCTTCATACCTGTTatgaattattatttatttatttggacctctagtaagtgttgatgtcgaccccttgtTACTACTTCTCCGCatttaggctagatacttactgagtacgcaTTGATTTATGTATTAATGTtgtacttctgcactaaatgtgcaggatttgaCAGGTCACTTGTTGATCATTTTGGTGCATAGGCGcatctgttgaggagactttatgtgagctgcaattCAGGTTACGCATCGCAGCCTGCCGAATTTCCCATTGTACCATTTATTTTACCCTATCTTATTTACATTTTggatagatgttgtattattattgtacttcttAAAAAATGCGCATGCAtttatgacaccgggttttgggggttttaACTAGATGTTTGGTATGGTTGTTCAcataattattatcatttcaccatttaaattttatttcatactatttaattaaccgaaattatgatttcaaaagtaatagaatgagtaaataaatttataaatcaacgttggcttgcctgacgatgGCGTTAGGCACTATCACGACCTAttgtggattttgggttgtgacaacgtggtatcagagcattaggttcacttgggtctcacgagtcatgatcaagtctagtagagtcctgcggagacggagatgtctgtacttatcttcaagcggctgcaaggctgttaggagcacttcccttctttaTTCCTGATCGTGCGATATGATTCCTTGGAGGCTTATGCCATTATTTCCTTTCcactcattcttatacgatgttgagTGCTCGTATTGATTGGGCATCGAGGATTTACtgtggtactacagatgtggggCAGGATGTGTCTCCCTGCACATTcgagcaagttattatcgtcttcttgcggaaggatgttccATCATTTCAGCTCAATAGctgtatttctgatggttttgacGCTATGCACatgattgctatgatgttcatgagttgttatcgcaccGTGTTGGTGTAATGATAGAGTGCTTATTTATGGATCGCGACAGTGAATGACTCGAACGGAGGAGTTcttgtgcatgatttagagtttcagcatttaattccagcaaaggaaaggcaaATCAGACTAtagatgttcaggttttggttgATAGTGTAATGAGGCTTGGTACTttgagcatggtggaatttttaTTGTGATGCAGTGTCGTCGTCCTTAtttgaatgcattatggttttccagtgttatggtcttcttcgattagcctttggggcagggtattATGAAATGGTGCTGGGAAAGTGGTTGTCAAATATAGTGGTGTGCAgcggttcagaatcgaatcggtatttctaatgttgatggctcgagaaagatgatcttctaggaggtttagagttggtagcaattcatTAGTTCTGGTGCTACAAGTATGGATTTGATATGAGGCAACATTTGGATTTGatttcatgaaaagcttaacaaaagacttcagGAAATTTGgtgggttaacggtgcgagatcatggtaattgggAAGGAGTAATCTTGGTGGGTTACATgattatgtaattgtagcttcaagctaagtgggggagccccaccgtctatgattggatcgcATGGTTGTCTGTTTGTGTGATTTCTGGTTATTGGTGTATTGGTGGattattatgactaaggaaagaaaatatcagtggtaattcgagcaaaggatttgaggaatgtgtgctatatttggccttatcgattcatgttcaggttttgggaagactcagagtttatgcttcttgtaggtgtaatgtacaaggaaaggaattcaGTCAGGTGCTTCTTTGATAGGGTGTTCACATGCTAGCAACGTTTTagagtttggcttatattcgggaccaagccaGAGGAGGTGACTCTCAACAGTgatcctagtgggttcaagaatttaag
Above is a window of Nicotiana tabacum cultivar K326 chromosome 8, ASM71507v2, whole genome shotgun sequence DNA encoding:
- the LOC107768553 gene encoding protein DOG1-like 3: MESSNKNDRNNEQESLYESWMNLQHEELRELEQAAAANSPKDEHKQTQLIEKIINHFQDYSNNRSRLAQKDVSPFFAPTSCTPLENSVLWIGGCRPSSFIRLIYALFCGMEIESHITQFLQGITANGELPKFTAEQMNMVDELQSKTIREEGKLSSRLASLQEAIIDQPLISKSKKKKDDGDDDVVCENADEPLDKHNKYMAAIMEEADELRMKTLKEIVVILEPDQAVEYLAAAKKIRLCLQQWGKKREHDSTN